Within the Ferrimicrobium sp. genome, the region ATAAGATGGCGGAGTCCAACCGCGCCTTCATGCACTACCGCTGGTAGGCACGGCGTAAGCTCCGCGGTCCACGGGTTCTGTTGGCTTGTTGCGGTGCCTTTTGTAGGTGTCGGCGATGGGCGAGTGGGGTCGGTCTCGTTTGGCTGCGACAATGGTCGCTGCCTTTAAAGGGGAGTTCGCTTGGCGGTAGGAGGAAGTGGTCTCCTAGCGGCACAAAGGCCGTGTCGGCCGTGAGCTGAGGAGACTGGTCTCCATGGACGTGCGGGGGGATGAGCAGACGTGGTTTGGATGAGAGTAAGAAGGTATGAGCAGGGGGCCCAAGGAGTGTTAGTGGCTAGCCACGCAGAGGAGAAGGAGTAAATGGTCACGAAGCGCGAGATTCCTCTCGACCGTATCCGCAATATCGGAATTATGGCGCATATCGATGCGGGTAAGACGACGACGACGGAGCGGATTCTCTACTACACCGGCAAGAATTATAAGATCGGCGAAGTGCACGAAGGTGCGGCCACGATGGACTGGATGCCCCAAGAACAGGAGCGCGGCATCACCATTACCTCTGCGGCCACGACGGCGTTCTGGAAGGATCACCGCATCAACATCATCGATACCCCGGGCCACGTTGACTTCACTGTTGAAGTGGAGCGCTCACTTCGGGTGCTTGACGGCGCAGTTGCGGTCTTCGATGCAGTCGCCGGTGTGGAGCCTCAGACAGAGACAGTCTGGCGCCAAGGCAACAAGTATCTTGTTCCGCGCATCTGCTTTGTCAACAAGATGGACCGGGTTGGCGCAAATTTCGAGCGTTGTGTCGAGATGATTAAAGATCGTTTGGACGCGAACCCTCTCGTTATCCAACTGCCCATTGGATCGGAGAGCGATTTTCTCGGAGTGATCGACCTTCTCCGCATGGAGGCGATCATTTGGGATGAAGGGATGGGAGATAAGTTTCATACCGAAGTGATTCCCGCTCATCTCCAGAGTGCCGCAGAGGATGCTCATCGAGAGTTGATCGACGTGCTCAGTAACTTCGATGATGATCTGATGGAGCTTTACATCGGTGATCAGGAGATCTCCGCTGAGTTTCTTCAGGGTGCGATCCGTAAGGCGACGATCGCGAACTCGTTGGTGCCGGTGTTGTGTGGTTCGGCCTTCAAAAACAAGGGAGTGCAGCCACTGCTGGATGCGGTTGTCGACTATCTGCCATCGCCGGTGGATATCAAACCAGCTGTCGGCACCTCGCTCTCGGGAGCGGAGACGATCGAGCGTGAGCCGACGGACGAAGCCCCGTTCTCTGCGCTGGCTTTCAAGATCATGACCGACCCTTTCGTTGGGAAGTTGACCTACTTTCGGGTCTACTCCGGCACGCTTGACAAGGGCGCCACCGTGCTGAATTCGACCAAGGATAAAAAGGAGCGCTTGGGGCGGATCCTTTTAATGCATGCTAACCATCGCGAGGATATTGATTCTGTCGCTGCTGGTGATATTGTGGCGGCAGTCGGCTTCAAGAATACTACGACTGGCGATACCCTGTGCGACCCGTCCAAGCCGATTATCCTTGAGAGTCTTGACTTCCCAGACCCAGTGATCCACGTCGCCGTTGAACCAAAGACGAAGGCAGATCAGGAGAAGATGGGTCGAGCGTTGTTTGCGCTCTCTGAGGAGGATCCGACGTTTCGCGTCCGCTCAGATCAGGAGACCGGTCAAACGGTGATCTCGGGCATGGGCGAGCTCCACCTCGAGGTGTTGGTCGACCGTATGTTGCGGGAGTTCAGGGTCGATGCGAATGTGGGCAAGCCGCAGGTGGCGTACCGCGAGACCATTCGCAAGCCGGTTGAGCGCATCGAGGAGCGCTACATACGC harbors:
- the fusA gene encoding elongation factor G; protein product: MVTKREIPLDRIRNIGIMAHIDAGKTTTTERILYYTGKNYKIGEVHEGAATMDWMPQEQERGITITSAATTAFWKDHRINIIDTPGHVDFTVEVERSLRVLDGAVAVFDAVAGVEPQTETVWRQGNKYLVPRICFVNKMDRVGANFERCVEMIKDRLDANPLVIQLPIGSESDFLGVIDLLRMEAIIWDEGMGDKFHTEVIPAHLQSAAEDAHRELIDVLSNFDDDLMELYIGDQEISAEFLQGAIRKATIANSLVPVLCGSAFKNKGVQPLLDAVVDYLPSPVDIKPAVGTSLSGAETIEREPTDEAPFSALAFKIMTDPFVGKLTYFRVYSGTLDKGATVLNSTKDKKERLGRILLMHANHREDIDSVAAGDIVAAVGFKNTTTGDTLCDPSKPIILESLDFPDPVIHVAVEPKTKADQEKMGRALFALSEEDPTFRVRSDQETGQTVISGMGELHLEVLVDRMLREFRVDANVGKPQVAYRETIRKPVERIEERYIRQTGGRGQYGHVVINVEPLGVGSGYEFVDKITGGVIPKEYIPAVDAGIQDALASGILAGYPVEDLRVTLVFGSYHDVDSSEMAFRIAGSMAVKKAVRAADPVLLEPIMAVEVVTPDDYMGDVIGDLSSRRGRVEGMDQIGNNQVIRALVPLS